Proteins from one Nomia melanderi isolate GNS246 chromosome 3, iyNomMela1, whole genome shotgun sequence genomic window:
- the LOC116428126 gene encoding tektin-3 isoform X1 — protein MDIQNNMDILGIRKRELQPWSRNTVPSSFIESARRYCSKDYNNTHNLIPWRQNVGYENVEILPFASRVTNTVSENSAGNGITPLKFPNLLTGYDRNPAHATTTALHTRYTPNEWFEKQVKSYNEADSCRHFSERIRNDALRVIREAEEKVQHGQYDTGRRLGERINDVNFWRNEVASELERLLQEIERVQDCRSVLEKAIKDIEAPIHIAEECLYHREARKGIELVHDDLEKCLLKEMETLHRNKKKLEACLDTCKEQLRDCRASQNQLELDLKNKENALGIDSMCHRLNNYSHGLQYYSRIDENEYDLCDFSVSEQETWMDAANRIVEKSRTKRNKCSQLRSNAEVLTTKVAQEMWDAWNNTNNALAYRSSELLEAKTKLEQHLQKVQQEIFEIEKNLELMNKAIADKSYVIKVAHTRLEARMHRPEIELCRDYAHMSLRKEIDDIHHQVERMQKALKELENQQQKLLRTRLTLEHDLALKIDAIYIDREKVSGLRRAYPINVLFKF, from the exons ATggatatacaaaacaatatggaCATTCTTGGTATAAGAAAAAGG GAATTACAACCATGGAGTAGAAACACCGTTCCATCATCTTTCATCGAATCGGCAAGAAGATATTGCTCGAAAGATTATAATAATACGCATAATTTGATACCTTGGCGTCAAAACGTAGGCTACGAAAATGTCGAAATTCTTCCATT TGCTTCTAGAGTGACGAATACGGTGTCTGAGAACTCTGCTGGGAATGGTATAACTCCATTGAAGTTCCCGAATCTTTTAACAGGATATGATCGCAATCCTGCACACGCGACGACAACCGCCCTTCATACGCGATACACACCCAACGAATGGTTTGAGAAACAAGTTAAATCCTACAATGAAGCAGATTCGTGTAGACATTTTTCGGAAAGAATACGAAACGATGCGTTACGCGTTATTAG AGAGGCGGAGGAAAAGGTGCAACACGGACAATACGATACTGGTAGAAGGCTCGGAGAAAGAATAAACGATGTGAATTTCTGGCGAAACGAAGTAGCATCCGAGTTGGAAAGATTACTTCAGGAAATCGAAAGAGTTCAAGATTGCCGTTCCGTTCTAGAAAAAGCCATTAAAGACATTGAAGCTCCGATACACATCGCAGAGGAATGCCTTTACCACAGAGAAGCTAGAAAAG GTATAGAACTCGTCCATGACGATCTGGAAAAATGTTTGCTGAAAGAAATGGAGACTTTGCAtcggaataaaaagaaactggAAGCTTGTCTGGACACATGTAAAGAACAG CTTAGAGATTGTAGAGCTTCCCAGAATCAGTTGGAACTGGAcctgaaaaacaaagaaaatgcaTTGGGAATAGATTCGATGTGCCATAGATTGAATAATTATAGTCACGGATTACAATATTATTCCAGAATCGATGAAAACGAATACGATCTATG TGATTTTAGTGTTTCAGAGCAGGAAACTTGGATGGACGCAGCGAACCGAATAGTCGAGAAATCTCgaacgaaaagaaataaatgtagTCAGTTGAGATCGAATGCAGAAGTTCTCACAACTAAAGTGGCACAGGAAATGTGGGATGCCTGGAACAACACGAACAACGCATTGGCGTACAGATCTTCCGAATTGCTCGAAGCTAAAACTAAACTTGAACAACATTTACAAAAA GTGCAGCAGGAGATATTCGAGATTGAGAAGAATTTAGAACTGATGAATAAAGCTATCGCGGACAAAAGTTATGTGATTAAAGTAGCGCATACTCGATTAGAGGCTAGAATGCATCGGCCAGAGATCGAGCTTTGCCGGGACTATGCTCATATGAG TCTTCGGAAAGAAATCGACGACATCCACCATCAAGTGGAGAGAATGCAGAAGGCGCTGAAAGAGTTGGAGAATCAACAGcaaaaattattaagaacacGCTTGACACTGGAACATGATCTTGCTTTGAAAATCGATGCAATTTACATCGATCGGGAAAAAGTATCTGGTCTTCGACGAGCTTACCCGATCAACGTTCTCTTCAAATTCTAA
- the Nubp1 gene encoding NUBP iron-sulfur cluster assembly factor 1 isoform X2, which translates to MADVPTNAPQHCPGTASKDAGKASMCAGCPNQTLCASGSTKQFDPDVDLIKERLSAVKNKILVLSGKGGVGKSTITSLVSRSLAANNPHTNVAVLDIDICGPSQPRVLGALGEQVHQSGSGWSPVYIEDNLSLMSIGFLLASPDEAVIWRGPKKNGMIKQFLSEVDWGNLDYLILDTPPGTSDEHLSATSYLKNVGITGAIIVTTPQQVALLDVRKEIDFCRKVNIPVLGVIENMSIFICPKCNDSVEIFPALTGGARMMAKELNVDFFGSIPLDPLLARCCDEGKNFLTEVPESQTVLALQVIVQKILEKCENKKEICQMNSA; encoded by the exons ATGGCAGACGTACCTACTAACGCACCGCAAC ATTGTCCTGGTACGGCTAGCAAAGATGCTGGTAAAGCATCTATGTGCGCTGGTTGTCCTAATCAAACATTATGCGCATCTGGTTCCACGAAACAATTTGATCCAGATGTAGATCTCATTAAGGAGAGACTTTCTGCGGTTAAAAATAAGATACTTGTATTATCTGGTAAAGGTGGTGTTGGAAAAAGTACCATAACATCGTTGGTATCCAGATCTTTAGCAGCAAACAATCCTCATACAAAT GTGGCTGTGTTAGACATAGATATTTGTGGGCCATCTCAACCAAGAGTATTAGGTGCATTAGGGGAACAAGTTCATCAAAGTGGATCAGGATGGTCACCAGTG TATATAGAGGACAATTTGTCTTTAATGTCTATCGGATTTTTACTTGCTAGTCCTGATGAAGCAGTAATATGGAGGGGACCAAAAAAAAATG GTATGATTAAGCAATTTTTATCGGAGGTCGATTGGGGCAATTTGGACTACCTCATTTTGGATACACCTCCAGGAACATCTGATGAACATCTATCAGCAACATCATATCTTAAAAATGTTGGTATTACAGGAGCAATAATTGTAACAACTCCACAACAAGTTGCTTTATTGGATGTGAGGAAAGAGATTGATTTTTGtagaaaagtaaatattccaGTTTTAGGTGTTATTGAAAATATGAGCATCTTCATTTGTCCTAAGTGCAAT GACTCTGTTGAGATATTTCCTGCACTAACAGGCGGCGCCCGTATGATGGCCAAAGAATTGAATGTGGATTTTTTTGGTTCTATACCGCTAGATCCACTTTTGGCCAGATGCTGCGACGAAGGTAAAAACTTTTTGACGGAAGTTCCAGAATCACAGACCGTTCTGGCATTACAGGTTATTGTACAAA aaattctggaaaaatgtgagaataagaaagaaatttgtCAAATGAATTCAGCGTGA
- the Nubp1 gene encoding NUBP iron-sulfur cluster assembly factor 1 isoform X3, with protein MCAGCPNQTLCASGSTKQFDPDVDLIKERLSAVKNKILVLSGKGGVGKSTITSLVSRSLAANNPHTNVAVLDIDICGPSQPRVLGALGEQVHQSGSGWSPVYIEDNLSLMSIGFLLASPDEAVIWRGPKKNGMIKQFLSEVDWGNLDYLILDTPPGTSDEHLSATSYLKNVGITGAIIVTTPQQVALLDVRKEIDFCRKVNIPVLGVIENMSIFICPKCNDSVEIFPALTGGARMMAKELNVDFFGSIPLDPLLARCCDEGKNFLTEVPESQTVLALQVIVQMLHVLFQKFWKNVRIRKKFVK; from the exons ATGTGCGCTGGTTGTCCTAATCAAACATTATGCGCATCTGGTTCCACGAAACAATTTGATCCAGATGTAGATCTCATTAAGGAGAGACTTTCTGCGGTTAAAAATAAGATACTTGTATTATCTGGTAAAGGTGGTGTTGGAAAAAGTACCATAACATCGTTGGTATCCAGATCTTTAGCAGCAAACAATCCTCATACAAAT GTGGCTGTGTTAGACATAGATATTTGTGGGCCATCTCAACCAAGAGTATTAGGTGCATTAGGGGAACAAGTTCATCAAAGTGGATCAGGATGGTCACCAGTG TATATAGAGGACAATTTGTCTTTAATGTCTATCGGATTTTTACTTGCTAGTCCTGATGAAGCAGTAATATGGAGGGGACCAAAAAAAAATG GTATGATTAAGCAATTTTTATCGGAGGTCGATTGGGGCAATTTGGACTACCTCATTTTGGATACACCTCCAGGAACATCTGATGAACATCTATCAGCAACATCATATCTTAAAAATGTTGGTATTACAGGAGCAATAATTGTAACAACTCCACAACAAGTTGCTTTATTGGATGTGAGGAAAGAGATTGATTTTTGtagaaaagtaaatattccaGTTTTAGGTGTTATTGAAAATATGAGCATCTTCATTTGTCCTAAGTGCAAT GACTCTGTTGAGATATTTCCTGCACTAACAGGCGGCGCCCGTATGATGGCCAAAGAATTGAATGTGGATTTTTTTGGTTCTATACCGCTAGATCCACTTTTGGCCAGATGCTGCGACGAAGGTAAAAACTTTTTGACGGAAGTTCCAGAATCACAGACCGTTCTGGCATTACAGGTTATTGTACAAA TGTTGCAcgttttatttcagaaattctggaaaaatgtgagaataagaaagaaatttgtCAAATGA
- the LOC116428126 gene encoding tektin-3 isoform X3 — protein MTNIFELQPWSRNTVPSSFIESARRYCSKDYNNTHNLIPWRQNVGYENVEILPFASRVTNTVSENSAGNGITPLKFPNLLTGYDRNPAHATTTALHTRYTPNEWFEKQVKSYNEADSCRHFSERIRNDALRVIREAEEKVQHGQYDTGRRLGERINDVNFWRNEVASELERLLQEIERVQDCRSVLEKAIKDIEAPIHIAEECLYHREARKGIELVHDDLEKCLLKEMETLHRNKKKLEACLDTCKEQLRDCRASQNQLELDLKNKENALGIDSMCHRLNNYSHGLQYYSRIDENEYDLCDFSVSEQETWMDAANRIVEKSRTKRNKCSQLRSNAEVLTTKVAQEMWDAWNNTNNALAYRSSELLEAKTKLEQHLQKVQQEIFEIEKNLELMNKAIADKSYVIKVAHTRLEARMHRPEIELCRDYAHMSLRKEIDDIHHQVERMQKALKELENQQQKLLRTRLTLEHDLALKIDAIYIDREKVSGLRRAYPINVLFKF, from the exons ATGACTAATATATTC GAATTACAACCATGGAGTAGAAACACCGTTCCATCATCTTTCATCGAATCGGCAAGAAGATATTGCTCGAAAGATTATAATAATACGCATAATTTGATACCTTGGCGTCAAAACGTAGGCTACGAAAATGTCGAAATTCTTCCATT TGCTTCTAGAGTGACGAATACGGTGTCTGAGAACTCTGCTGGGAATGGTATAACTCCATTGAAGTTCCCGAATCTTTTAACAGGATATGATCGCAATCCTGCACACGCGACGACAACCGCCCTTCATACGCGATACACACCCAACGAATGGTTTGAGAAACAAGTTAAATCCTACAATGAAGCAGATTCGTGTAGACATTTTTCGGAAAGAATACGAAACGATGCGTTACGCGTTATTAG AGAGGCGGAGGAAAAGGTGCAACACGGACAATACGATACTGGTAGAAGGCTCGGAGAAAGAATAAACGATGTGAATTTCTGGCGAAACGAAGTAGCATCCGAGTTGGAAAGATTACTTCAGGAAATCGAAAGAGTTCAAGATTGCCGTTCCGTTCTAGAAAAAGCCATTAAAGACATTGAAGCTCCGATACACATCGCAGAGGAATGCCTTTACCACAGAGAAGCTAGAAAAG GTATAGAACTCGTCCATGACGATCTGGAAAAATGTTTGCTGAAAGAAATGGAGACTTTGCAtcggaataaaaagaaactggAAGCTTGTCTGGACACATGTAAAGAACAG CTTAGAGATTGTAGAGCTTCCCAGAATCAGTTGGAACTGGAcctgaaaaacaaagaaaatgcaTTGGGAATAGATTCGATGTGCCATAGATTGAATAATTATAGTCACGGATTACAATATTATTCCAGAATCGATGAAAACGAATACGATCTATG TGATTTTAGTGTTTCAGAGCAGGAAACTTGGATGGACGCAGCGAACCGAATAGTCGAGAAATCTCgaacgaaaagaaataaatgtagTCAGTTGAGATCGAATGCAGAAGTTCTCACAACTAAAGTGGCACAGGAAATGTGGGATGCCTGGAACAACACGAACAACGCATTGGCGTACAGATCTTCCGAATTGCTCGAAGCTAAAACTAAACTTGAACAACATTTACAAAAA GTGCAGCAGGAGATATTCGAGATTGAGAAGAATTTAGAACTGATGAATAAAGCTATCGCGGACAAAAGTTATGTGATTAAAGTAGCGCATACTCGATTAGAGGCTAGAATGCATCGGCCAGAGATCGAGCTTTGCCGGGACTATGCTCATATGAG TCTTCGGAAAGAAATCGACGACATCCACCATCAAGTGGAGAGAATGCAGAAGGCGCTGAAAGAGTTGGAGAATCAACAGcaaaaattattaagaacacGCTTGACACTGGAACATGATCTTGCTTTGAAAATCGATGCAATTTACATCGATCGGGAAAAAGTATCTGGTCTTCGACGAGCTTACCCGATCAACGTTCTCTTCAAATTCTAA
- the Nubp1 gene encoding NUBP iron-sulfur cluster assembly factor 1 isoform X1, translated as MADVPTNAPQHCPGTASKDAGKASMCAGCPNQTLCASGSTKQFDPDVDLIKERLSAVKNKILVLSGKGGVGKSTITSLVSRSLAANNPHTNVAVLDIDICGPSQPRVLGALGEQVHQSGSGWSPVYIEDNLSLMSIGFLLASPDEAVIWRGPKKNGMIKQFLSEVDWGNLDYLILDTPPGTSDEHLSATSYLKNVGITGAIIVTTPQQVALLDVRKEIDFCRKVNIPVLGVIENMSIFICPKCNDSVEIFPALTGGARMMAKELNVDFFGSIPLDPLLARCCDEGKNFLTEVPESQTVLALQVIVQMLHVLFQKFWKNVRIRKKFVK; from the exons ATGGCAGACGTACCTACTAACGCACCGCAAC ATTGTCCTGGTACGGCTAGCAAAGATGCTGGTAAAGCATCTATGTGCGCTGGTTGTCCTAATCAAACATTATGCGCATCTGGTTCCACGAAACAATTTGATCCAGATGTAGATCTCATTAAGGAGAGACTTTCTGCGGTTAAAAATAAGATACTTGTATTATCTGGTAAAGGTGGTGTTGGAAAAAGTACCATAACATCGTTGGTATCCAGATCTTTAGCAGCAAACAATCCTCATACAAAT GTGGCTGTGTTAGACATAGATATTTGTGGGCCATCTCAACCAAGAGTATTAGGTGCATTAGGGGAACAAGTTCATCAAAGTGGATCAGGATGGTCACCAGTG TATATAGAGGACAATTTGTCTTTAATGTCTATCGGATTTTTACTTGCTAGTCCTGATGAAGCAGTAATATGGAGGGGACCAAAAAAAAATG GTATGATTAAGCAATTTTTATCGGAGGTCGATTGGGGCAATTTGGACTACCTCATTTTGGATACACCTCCAGGAACATCTGATGAACATCTATCAGCAACATCATATCTTAAAAATGTTGGTATTACAGGAGCAATAATTGTAACAACTCCACAACAAGTTGCTTTATTGGATGTGAGGAAAGAGATTGATTTTTGtagaaaagtaaatattccaGTTTTAGGTGTTATTGAAAATATGAGCATCTTCATTTGTCCTAAGTGCAAT GACTCTGTTGAGATATTTCCTGCACTAACAGGCGGCGCCCGTATGATGGCCAAAGAATTGAATGTGGATTTTTTTGGTTCTATACCGCTAGATCCACTTTTGGCCAGATGCTGCGACGAAGGTAAAAACTTTTTGACGGAAGTTCCAGAATCACAGACCGTTCTGGCATTACAGGTTATTGTACAAA TGTTGCAcgttttatttcagaaattctggaaaaatgtgagaataagaaagaaatttgtCAAATGA
- the LOC116428126 gene encoding tektin-3 isoform X2: MDIQNNMDILGIRKRELQPWSRNTVPSSFIESARRYCSKDYNNTHNLIPWRQNVGYENVEILPFASRVTNTVSENSAGNGITPLKFPNLLTGYDRNPAHATTTALHTRYTPNEWFEKQVKSYNEADSCRHFSERIRNDALRVIREAEEKVQHGQYDTGRRLGERINDVNFWRNEVASELERLLQEIERVQDCRSVLEKAIKDIEAPIHIAEECLYHREARKGIELVHDDLEKCLLKEMETLHRNKKKLEACLDTCKEQLRDCRASQNQLELDLKNKENALGIDSMCHRLNNYSHGLQYYSRIDENEYDLCVSEQETWMDAANRIVEKSRTKRNKCSQLRSNAEVLTTKVAQEMWDAWNNTNNALAYRSSELLEAKTKLEQHLQKVQQEIFEIEKNLELMNKAIADKSYVIKVAHTRLEARMHRPEIELCRDYAHMSLRKEIDDIHHQVERMQKALKELENQQQKLLRTRLTLEHDLALKIDAIYIDREKVSGLRRAYPINVLFKF; encoded by the exons ATggatatacaaaacaatatggaCATTCTTGGTATAAGAAAAAGG GAATTACAACCATGGAGTAGAAACACCGTTCCATCATCTTTCATCGAATCGGCAAGAAGATATTGCTCGAAAGATTATAATAATACGCATAATTTGATACCTTGGCGTCAAAACGTAGGCTACGAAAATGTCGAAATTCTTCCATT TGCTTCTAGAGTGACGAATACGGTGTCTGAGAACTCTGCTGGGAATGGTATAACTCCATTGAAGTTCCCGAATCTTTTAACAGGATATGATCGCAATCCTGCACACGCGACGACAACCGCCCTTCATACGCGATACACACCCAACGAATGGTTTGAGAAACAAGTTAAATCCTACAATGAAGCAGATTCGTGTAGACATTTTTCGGAAAGAATACGAAACGATGCGTTACGCGTTATTAG AGAGGCGGAGGAAAAGGTGCAACACGGACAATACGATACTGGTAGAAGGCTCGGAGAAAGAATAAACGATGTGAATTTCTGGCGAAACGAAGTAGCATCCGAGTTGGAAAGATTACTTCAGGAAATCGAAAGAGTTCAAGATTGCCGTTCCGTTCTAGAAAAAGCCATTAAAGACATTGAAGCTCCGATACACATCGCAGAGGAATGCCTTTACCACAGAGAAGCTAGAAAAG GTATAGAACTCGTCCATGACGATCTGGAAAAATGTTTGCTGAAAGAAATGGAGACTTTGCAtcggaataaaaagaaactggAAGCTTGTCTGGACACATGTAAAGAACAG CTTAGAGATTGTAGAGCTTCCCAGAATCAGTTGGAACTGGAcctgaaaaacaaagaaaatgcaTTGGGAATAGATTCGATGTGCCATAGATTGAATAATTATAGTCACGGATTACAATATTATTCCAGAATCGATGAAAACGAATACGATCTATG TGTTTCAGAGCAGGAAACTTGGATGGACGCAGCGAACCGAATAGTCGAGAAATCTCgaacgaaaagaaataaatgtagTCAGTTGAGATCGAATGCAGAAGTTCTCACAACTAAAGTGGCACAGGAAATGTGGGATGCCTGGAACAACACGAACAACGCATTGGCGTACAGATCTTCCGAATTGCTCGAAGCTAAAACTAAACTTGAACAACATTTACAAAAA GTGCAGCAGGAGATATTCGAGATTGAGAAGAATTTAGAACTGATGAATAAAGCTATCGCGGACAAAAGTTATGTGATTAAAGTAGCGCATACTCGATTAGAGGCTAGAATGCATCGGCCAGAGATCGAGCTTTGCCGGGACTATGCTCATATGAG TCTTCGGAAAGAAATCGACGACATCCACCATCAAGTGGAGAGAATGCAGAAGGCGCTGAAAGAGTTGGAGAATCAACAGcaaaaattattaagaacacGCTTGACACTGGAACATGATCTTGCTTTGAAAATCGATGCAATTTACATCGATCGGGAAAAAGTATCTGGTCTTCGACGAGCTTACCCGATCAACGTTCTCTTCAAATTCTAA